One Mycobacterium marseillense DNA window includes the following coding sequences:
- a CDS encoding AAA family ATPase produces MTQPSTAESPTAESAREALLALRAELAKAVVGQEGVVSGLVIALLCRGHVLLEGVPGVAKTLLVRALSAALQLEFKRVQFTPDLMPGDVTGSLVYDARTAAFVFRPGPVFTNLLLADEINRTPPKTQAALLEAMEERQVSVEGESQPLPDPFIVAATQNPVEYEGTYQLPEAQLDRFLLKLNVTLPPRDAEIAILHRHAHGFDPRDLSAIKPVAGPSDLAAGRDAVRHVLVADEVLGYIVDIVGATRSSPALQLGASPRGATALLATARSWSWLSGRNYVTPDDVKAMARPTLRHRVMLRPEAELEGATPDGVLDGILASVPVPR; encoded by the coding sequence GTGACACAACCGTCAACCGCCGAGTCCCCCACCGCCGAATCGGCACGCGAGGCGCTGCTGGCGTTGCGCGCCGAACTCGCCAAGGCCGTCGTCGGGCAGGAGGGCGTGGTTAGCGGACTGGTGATCGCGCTGCTGTGCCGCGGGCATGTGCTGCTGGAAGGCGTTCCGGGAGTGGCGAAGACACTGCTGGTCCGGGCCCTGTCCGCGGCGTTGCAACTGGAGTTCAAGCGGGTGCAGTTCACCCCCGACCTGATGCCCGGCGACGTGACGGGTTCCCTGGTGTACGACGCGCGCACCGCCGCGTTCGTGTTCCGGCCCGGTCCGGTGTTCACCAACCTGCTGCTCGCCGACGAGATCAACCGCACCCCACCCAAGACCCAGGCCGCGCTGCTCGAGGCGATGGAGGAGCGTCAGGTCAGCGTCGAGGGCGAATCCCAGCCGCTGCCGGACCCCTTCATCGTCGCCGCGACACAGAACCCGGTCGAGTACGAGGGCACCTACCAGCTGCCTGAGGCCCAACTGGATCGCTTTCTCCTCAAACTGAATGTGACGCTGCCCCCGCGCGACGCCGAGATCGCCATCCTGCACCGGCATGCGCACGGCTTCGACCCCCGCGACCTGTCGGCGATCAAGCCGGTGGCCGGGCCCTCCGACCTGGCCGCCGGCCGCGACGCCGTACGGCACGTGCTGGTCGCCGACGAGGTGCTCGGCTACATCGTCGATATCGTCGGGGCCACCCGGTCTTCCCCCGCGCTGCAGCTGGGCGCGTCCCCCCGCGGGGCGACGGCTTTGTTGGCCACGGCGCGCTCCTGGTCCTGGCTGTCGGGCCGCAACTACGTCACCCCCGACGACGTGAAGGCCATGGCCCGCCCGACGCTGCGGCACCGGGTGATGCTGCGACCCGAAGCCGAACTCGAGGGCGCCACGCCCGACGGCGTGCTCGACGGGATTCTGGCGTCGGTTCCGGTGCCACGCTAG
- a CDS encoding malate dehydrogenase, producing MSARSDGTTATLVKALGGVSFALGISELVAPGKVAAIAGVDDTARTRRVIRALGVRECGHGAALLGGPDKLVWTRVGGDVLDMALLVAGVAARGPGRRRQGIICAAVLSGIGALDLYTALRTL from the coding sequence ATGAGCGCCCGATCAGACGGCACCACAGCCACATTGGTCAAGGCGCTCGGCGGTGTCAGCTTCGCCCTGGGCATCAGCGAACTGGTGGCACCGGGGAAAGTCGCGGCGATCGCGGGTGTGGACGACACGGCCCGGACGCGGCGGGTGATCCGCGCGCTCGGAGTGCGCGAATGCGGCCACGGCGCGGCGTTGCTGGGCGGTCCCGACAAGCTGGTGTGGACGCGCGTGGGCGGGGATGTCCTGGACATGGCCCTGTTGGTCGCGGGTGTTGCCGCCCGGGGCCCCGGGCGGCGGCGCCAGGGCATCATCTGTGCGGCCGTCCTTTCCGGGATCGGAGCCCTGGACCTCTATACGGCGTTGCGGACTCTTTGA
- a CDS encoding GatB/YqeY domain-containing protein, with the protein MAELKSRLRTDLTAAMKAQDKLRTATLRMLLAAIQTEEVSGKQAKELTDDEVIKVLAKESRKRGESAEIYTQNGRGDLAANEHAEARIIDEYLPTPLTEAEVADVADTAIAQVAEEIGERPSMKQMGMVMKAATAIAAGKADGARLSAAVKERL; encoded by the coding sequence ATGGCGGAACTCAAATCCCGGCTCCGGACGGACCTGACCGCGGCGATGAAGGCCCAGGACAAGCTCCGGACGGCCACCCTGCGCATGCTGCTGGCCGCGATCCAAACCGAGGAAGTGTCCGGTAAGCAGGCCAAAGAGCTGACCGACGACGAGGTCATCAAGGTGCTGGCCAAGGAATCGCGCAAACGCGGCGAATCCGCGGAGATCTACACCCAGAACGGGCGCGGAGACCTCGCCGCCAACGAGCACGCCGAGGCCCGGATCATCGACGAGTACCTGCCGACGCCCCTCACGGAGGCCGAGGTGGCCGACGTCGCCGACACCGCGATCGCGCAGGTGGCCGAGGAAATCGGCGAGCGCCCGAGCATGAAACAGATGGGGATGGTGATGAAGGCCGCCACCGCGATCGCGGCCGGCAAGGCCGACGGTGCCCGCTTGTCGGCCGCCGTCAAAGAGCGCCTTTAG
- a CDS encoding DUF58 domain-containing protein, whose translation MVLTGRTGLVALICVLPIAVSPWPATAFVALLVALAVAVAVDVGLAARTTSLRYVRSPDRSARLGQQVDCELSIHNDGRRRFRGQIRDAWPPSARAHPRTHPVDIPAGHDQHVATRLEPVRRGDQRATVITARSIGPLGLAGRQGSQSVPGQLRVLPPFLSRKHLPSRLARLREIDGLLPTLVRGQGTEFDSLREYVVGDDVRSIDWRATARRADVVVRTWRPERDRRVVIVLDTGRTAAGRVGVDPTASDPAGWPRLDWSMDAALLLAALASRAGDNVDFLAHDRVSRAGVFGASRTELLAQLVDAMAPLQPTLVESDWRAMASAIALRARRRSLVVLLTDLNPTALDEGLLPVLPQLSAKHHLLLAAVSDPRVDQMAAGRSDAAAVYDAAAAERSRNDRGTMATRLRRSGVEVVDAPPAELAPALADHYLAMKATGRL comes from the coding sequence GTGGTCCTGACCGGACGCACCGGGCTGGTCGCGCTGATCTGCGTCCTGCCCATCGCCGTCTCACCTTGGCCGGCAACGGCTTTCGTGGCCTTGCTGGTGGCACTGGCCGTCGCCGTCGCCGTCGACGTCGGATTGGCGGCCCGCACCACCAGCCTGCGCTACGTCCGCTCTCCGGATCGCTCCGCCCGACTGGGGCAGCAGGTGGATTGTGAGCTGTCGATCCACAACGACGGCCGGCGCCGGTTCCGCGGCCAGATCCGTGACGCGTGGCCGCCCAGCGCGCGAGCGCACCCGCGCACCCACCCGGTGGACATCCCCGCCGGGCACGATCAGCACGTCGCGACCCGACTCGAACCGGTGCGCCGCGGCGACCAGCGCGCCACGGTGATCACCGCGCGATCGATCGGGCCCCTGGGCCTGGCGGGACGGCAAGGTTCGCAATCGGTGCCCGGCCAGCTACGGGTGCTGCCACCATTTCTGTCGCGCAAGCATCTGCCGTCGCGCCTCGCCAGGCTGCGCGAGATCGACGGCCTGCTGCCCACCCTGGTGCGCGGGCAGGGAACCGAATTCGATTCGCTGCGAGAGTATGTCGTCGGCGACGACGTGCGCTCGATCGATTGGCGCGCCACCGCGCGCCGCGCCGACGTGGTGGTGCGCACCTGGCGCCCCGAACGCGACCGGCGCGTGGTGATCGTGCTCGACACCGGCCGCACCGCGGCGGGCCGGGTGGGCGTCGACCCGACCGCCTCCGATCCCGCGGGCTGGCCGCGGCTGGACTGGTCGATGGATGCCGCCCTGCTGCTGGCCGCGCTCGCGTCGCGGGCGGGCGACAATGTCGACTTCCTGGCCCACGACCGGGTGAGCCGGGCCGGCGTCTTCGGCGCCTCGCGCACCGAACTGCTCGCCCAGCTCGTCGACGCGATGGCGCCCCTGCAGCCCACGCTCGTCGAATCCGATTGGCGGGCAATGGCTTCCGCGATCGCGCTGCGGGCGCGCCGGCGCTCGCTGGTGGTGCTGCTGACCGACCTCAATCCAACCGCCCTCGACGAGGGGCTGCTACCCGTGCTGCCGCAGCTGTCGGCCAAGCACCACCTGCTGCTGGCCGCGGTCTCCGACCCCCGGGTCGACCAGATGGCCGCCGGCCGCTCGGACGCCGCGGCGGTGTACGACGCCGCCGCCGCCGAACGATCCCGCAACGATCGCGGCACCATGGCCACGCGGCTGCGCCGCTCCGGGGTGGAAGTCGTCGACGCTCCGCCCGCCGAACTGGCGCCC
- a CDS encoding type 1 glutamine amidotransferase domain-containing protein, whose protein sequence is MSNELQGKKIAFLAADGVEKVELEQPRAALQEAGAHIEVLSLKDGEIQARNHDLEPAGTFAVDRKVSEASVDEFDGLVLPGGTVNPDKLRMDDDAVSFVRDFVRSGKPVAAICHGPWTLVEAGVAVGRKLTSYASIRTDLRNAGAHVVDEEVVVDGNLITSRSPSDLPAFCAAILKQFAHATAG, encoded by the coding sequence ATGTCAAACGAACTGCAAGGAAAGAAAATAGCGTTTCTCGCGGCCGACGGTGTGGAAAAGGTTGAACTCGAACAACCGCGCGCGGCGCTGCAAGAGGCCGGCGCGCACATCGAAGTGCTGTCGCTCAAGGACGGCGAAATCCAGGCGCGCAACCATGATCTCGAGCCGGCCGGGACCTTCGCCGTCGATCGGAAAGTGTCGGAGGCCTCAGTGGACGAATTCGACGGCCTCGTGCTCCCGGGTGGCACCGTGAACCCGGACAAGCTGCGCATGGACGACGACGCCGTCTCGTTCGTCCGTGATTTCGTCAGGTCGGGGAAACCGGTGGCCGCCATCTGTCACGGACCCTGGACGCTGGTGGAAGCCGGTGTGGCAGTGGGCCGCAAGCTGACGTCCTACGCAAGCATCCGCACGGATCTGCGCAACGCGGGCGCCCACGTCGTCGACGAAGAGGTGGTCGTCGACGGCAATTTGATCACCAGTCGGTCGCCATCGGACCTCCCGGCCTTCTGCGCGGCGATCCTCAAGCAGTTTGCCCATGCGACGGCCGGTTAG
- a CDS encoding DUF4129 domain-containing protein — protein sequence MPSIDIDRDAAHRAAQDELDKPIYSKGSAGDQFLDWLNDLIYRMLHKASTVPGGWFTATVLLILLAIAVVVAVHVARRTMRARRGGDHLLFEAAQLTAAQHRATAEGYAAQGDWAAAIRHRLRAVARQLEETGVLAAAPGRTANELARDAGAALPHLAGELSQAATAFNDVTYGEQPGTQNAYQMIADLDDHLRSRWQGVPAGAGSPAVPDSWAQVR from the coding sequence ATGCCTTCCATCGACATCGACCGCGATGCCGCGCACCGCGCCGCGCAGGACGAACTCGACAAGCCGATCTATTCCAAGGGTTCGGCCGGCGACCAGTTCCTCGACTGGCTCAACGACCTGATCTACCGGATGCTGCACAAGGCGTCGACGGTGCCGGGCGGATGGTTCACGGCGACAGTGCTTCTGATCCTGCTGGCGATCGCGGTGGTGGTCGCCGTCCACGTCGCGCGGCGCACCATGCGCGCCCGCCGCGGCGGTGACCATCTGCTGTTCGAGGCCGCGCAGCTGACGGCCGCCCAGCATCGCGCGACGGCCGAGGGCTATGCGGCCCAGGGCGATTGGGCGGCGGCGATACGCCACCGGCTACGCGCCGTCGCCCGCCAGCTCGAGGAGACCGGTGTGCTGGCGGCCGCGCCCGGCCGCACCGCCAACGAGCTGGCTCGCGACGCCGGCGCCGCGCTGCCCCACCTTGCCGGCGAATTGTCGCAAGCAGCAACGGCTTTCAACGACGTCACCTACGGCGAGCAGCCCGGAACCCAGAACGCCTACCAGATGATCGCCGACCTCGACGACCACTTGCGGTCCCGCTGGCAGGGGGTCCCGGCGGGGGCCGGCAGCCCCGCCGTCCCCGACTCGTGGGCGCAGGTGCGGTGA
- a CDS encoding LLM class F420-dependent oxidoreductase, which translates to MTNFGYTLMTEQSGPKELVQYAISAEQRGFDFHVCSDHFSPWLSSQGHAPNAWTVLGAVAQATERVDLYTYVTCPTMRYHPAIVAQQAATVQILSDGRFTLGLGSGENLNEHVVGKGWPAVTRRQDMLREAIKIIRELFGGQLVDFTGDYFQVDSARLWDVPDVPVGIGVAIGGTKAIDKFAKLADHLIATEPKAELVHGWHGARQAANLAGGGRVIGQIPVCWDPDRDTAVKRAHDQFRWFAGGWKVNADLPTPAGFAGATQFVRPEDVADTIPCGPDLDAIVEGVRPYWEAGFTDIALIQIGGDTQERFLKEAAEPLLAALREAAN; encoded by the coding sequence ATGACCAATTTTGGCTACACTTTGATGACCGAACAGAGTGGACCCAAAGAGCTTGTCCAGTATGCCATTTCGGCCGAACAGCGCGGTTTCGACTTTCACGTCTGCAGTGATCACTTCTCACCGTGGCTCAGCTCGCAGGGACACGCGCCCAACGCCTGGACGGTTCTGGGGGCGGTGGCGCAGGCCACCGAACGGGTGGACCTCTACACCTATGTGACGTGTCCGACGATGCGGTATCACCCCGCCATCGTCGCCCAGCAGGCCGCGACCGTGCAGATCCTGTCCGACGGCCGGTTCACCCTGGGCCTGGGCAGTGGGGAAAACCTCAACGAGCACGTCGTCGGCAAGGGCTGGCCGGCCGTCACCCGTCGCCAGGACATGCTGCGTGAGGCCATCAAGATCATCCGGGAACTGTTCGGCGGGCAGCTGGTGGACTTCACCGGCGACTACTTCCAGGTCGACTCCGCGCGGCTGTGGGACGTGCCCGACGTCCCGGTCGGCATCGGGGTGGCCATCGGCGGCACCAAGGCGATCGACAAGTTCGCCAAGCTGGCCGACCACCTGATCGCCACCGAACCGAAGGCCGAGCTCGTCCACGGCTGGCACGGCGCCCGGCAGGCCGCCAACCTGGCCGGTGGCGGCCGGGTGATCGGCCAGATACCGGTGTGCTGGGACCCCGACCGCGACACGGCCGTCAAACGCGCGCACGATCAGTTCCGCTGGTTTGCCGGCGGCTGGAAGGTGAACGCCGACCTGCCGACCCCGGCCGGCTTTGCGGGCGCGACCCAGTTCGTCCGCCCCGAAGACGTCGCCGACACCATTCCCTGCGGCCCCGACCTCGACGCCATCGTCGAGGGCGTCCGGCCCTACTGGGAAGCCGGGTTCACCGACATCGCGCTCATCCAGATCGGCGGGGACACCCAGGAGCGGTTCCTCAAAGAGGCCGCCGAGCCGTTGCTCGCCGCGCTGCGTGAGGCAGCGAACTGA
- a CDS encoding CDGSH iron-sulfur domain-containing protein, whose protein sequence is MSPTRVQVVPNGPVLVSGPVRIEMPGGEVVESDRFMVAICTCRRSGRYPLCDTSHRRCKRLNKTTATAAAAATTSDPASTTP, encoded by the coding sequence ATGAGCCCCACCCGTGTTCAGGTGGTTCCCAACGGGCCGGTGCTGGTATCGGGCCCGGTGCGCATCGAGATGCCCGGCGGCGAGGTCGTCGAGTCCGACCGTTTCATGGTGGCCATCTGTACCTGCCGACGCAGCGGCAGGTACCCCTTGTGCGACACCAGCCACCGCAGATGCAAGCGCCTGAACAAGACGACCGCTACGGCAGCGGCTGCCGCAACGACGTCTGATCCCGCTTCCACGACGCCATAA
- a CDS encoding iron-containing redox enzyme family protein: MTEPVLPAAHGPLSTAVRCALAGPPSVDQFARIGASVRDSDPYGLDLQLALSVCYELHYRGFAGVDPAWEWNPALLTLRAELERVFLAGVRRDVGPIEPDRTAAAEMEAISVEPVDGTGPSYYLRDTGTWQQMREYFVHRSLYHLKEGDPHAWAIPRLMGTAKAAFVAVEFDEYGAGQGPRLHQQLFADLLAAAGLDATYWGYVDAVSAESLAVVNLMSLFGLHRALRGAAIGHFASTEITSPPGSQRMVRALERLQAPAACVTFYSEHVEADAVHEHVVRGDVVGDLVAREPQLEQDVIFGIRAHAAVENRLAETIMASWKRDQTSLRQPLP, from the coding sequence ATGACTGAACCCGTCCTGCCGGCGGCGCACGGGCCCCTGTCGACAGCCGTTCGTTGCGCGCTGGCGGGCCCGCCGTCGGTCGACCAGTTCGCACGCATCGGCGCATCCGTACGCGATTCCGACCCCTATGGTCTGGATCTGCAGCTGGCGCTATCGGTGTGCTACGAGCTGCACTACCGCGGTTTCGCCGGCGTCGACCCCGCGTGGGAGTGGAATCCGGCGCTGCTGACGCTGCGCGCCGAACTGGAGCGCGTGTTCTTGGCGGGGGTGCGCCGCGACGTCGGGCCCATCGAGCCCGATCGGACGGCGGCGGCCGAAATGGAGGCGATTTCAGTCGAACCCGTCGACGGCACCGGCCCGTCGTATTACCTGCGTGACACCGGAACGTGGCAGCAGATGCGCGAATACTTCGTGCACCGCTCGCTGTATCACCTCAAAGAGGGCGATCCGCACGCCTGGGCCATCCCCCGCCTGATGGGCACCGCCAAGGCGGCCTTCGTGGCGGTGGAGTTCGACGAGTACGGCGCCGGGCAGGGCCCGCGCCTGCATCAGCAGCTGTTCGCCGATCTGCTGGCGGCGGCCGGGCTGGACGCGACGTATTGGGGTTACGTCGACGCGGTTTCCGCCGAATCGCTGGCGGTGGTCAATTTGATGTCGCTGTTCGGACTGCACCGCGCGTTGCGCGGCGCGGCGATCGGGCATTTCGCGTCGACCGAGATTACGTCGCCGCCGGGATCCCAGCGGATGGTGCGGGCCTTGGAGCGTTTGCAGGCACCGGCGGCCTGCGTCACGTTCTACAGCGAGCACGTGGAGGCCGACGCGGTTCACGAACACGTGGTGCGCGGCGACGTGGTCGGCGATCTTGTCGCCAGGGAGCCACAGCTCGAGCAGGACGTCATCTTCGGGATTCGCGCGCACGCCGCGGTCGAAAACCGCTTGGCGGAAACGATTATGGCGTCGTGGAAGCGGGATCAGACGTCGTTGCGGCAGCCGCTGCCGTAG
- a CDS encoding DUF4350 domain-containing protein — MATITDAHQQTAPRRRRSWRWVVVILLVLAVIAGVDAYLTAPRPGARMDPASTGPDGAHALVELLRNAGVDVVVADNIADVERAARPDALILVAQSQYLSDAVADRLGKIHSDLLLVEPTTRVREALLPGIDVSGASGFDSEPNCTLREAVRSGSVRFGPTNTYKAKDGRAMARCYEGALIRFRDGGRVVTAVGSTDFMTNGSLLQAGNAALAMNLAGDRPRLVWYTPHHVEGESSAKASLFDLIPPNVSWIVWQLALVVLLVAAWKGRRPGPLVAEELPVVVRASETVEGRGRLYRSRRARDRAAAALRAAAVARLLPRLGLGAGAAPAAVVSTVAQRTGSDPGFVSYHLFGPPPTTDHDLLQLARALDDIERQVARP; from the coding sequence ATGGCCACGATCACCGATGCCCACCAACAAACCGCGCCCCGGCGCCGGCGCTCCTGGCGCTGGGTGGTCGTCATCCTGCTGGTGCTCGCCGTCATCGCCGGGGTCGATGCCTACCTGACCGCGCCGCGCCCGGGCGCGCGGATGGATCCGGCGTCGACCGGCCCGGACGGCGCGCATGCACTGGTGGAGTTGCTCCGCAACGCCGGCGTCGACGTCGTCGTGGCCGACAACATCGCCGACGTCGAACGCGCGGCGCGCCCCGACGCGCTGATCCTGGTGGCCCAGAGCCAGTATCTGAGCGACGCGGTGGCCGACCGGCTGGGCAAGATCCATTCGGATCTGCTGCTGGTGGAACCGACGACGAGGGTCCGCGAGGCGCTGCTGCCGGGCATTGATGTGTCCGGCGCCAGCGGTTTCGACAGCGAGCCGAATTGCACTCTGCGCGAAGCGGTTCGGTCCGGTTCGGTCCGGTTCGGCCCGACGAACACCTATAAGGCCAAGGACGGTCGGGCGATGGCCCGCTGCTACGAAGGCGCGCTGATCCGCTTCCGGGACGGCGGGCGGGTCGTCACCGCGGTCGGCAGCACAGACTTCATGACCAACGGCAGCCTGTTGCAAGCGGGCAACGCCGCGCTGGCGATGAACCTGGCCGGGGACCGGCCGCGGCTCGTGTGGTACACACCCCATCACGTCGAGGGTGAATCCTCGGCCAAGGCATCACTTTTCGACCTGATTCCACCCAACGTGAGCTGGATCGTGTGGCAACTGGCGCTGGTGGTGCTGCTGGTCGCCGCGTGGAAGGGTCGCCGGCCCGGCCCGTTGGTGGCCGAGGAGTTGCCGGTGGTGGTGCGCGCGTCGGAGACCGTCGAGGGGCGCGGCCGACTGTATCGGTCCCGGCGGGCACGCGATCGCGCCGCCGCGGCGCTGCGCGCGGCCGCGGTGGCGCGGCTGCTGCCGCGACTCGGCCTGGGCGCGGGCGCCGCACCGGCGGCGGTGGTGTCCACCGTGGCCCAGCGCACCGGTTCCGATCCCGGGTTCGTCTCCTACCATCTGTTCGGTCCGCCCCCGACGACCGACCATGACCTGTTACAACTTGCCCGTGCGCTCGACGACATCGAAAGGCAGGTCGCACGCCCGTGA
- a CDS encoding HemK2/MTQ2 family protein methyltransferase, which produces MTTTYPEPAVLPTQNVYQPQEDSRLLVDVMHDTGLIPGRRVLDLCTGSGFVAIAAAAMGCTDATAFDICPQAVRCARSNAAVAGVDVDVREGSWIAAVECAPFDVVVSNPPYVPTPPGAELQEICPAAGPSWAWNAGRDGRLILDPLCESAPKLLRDGGSLLLVHSALAGVQQSLDSLKWAGMDAQVIASKWIPFGPVMTSRAQWLEDVGLIPRGRREEELIVIRAEKR; this is translated from the coding sequence GTGACGACCACATATCCCGAGCCCGCCGTCTTGCCCACGCAGAACGTCTATCAGCCGCAGGAGGATTCCAGACTGCTGGTCGACGTGATGCACGACACCGGTCTGATTCCGGGACGGCGAGTTCTGGACCTGTGCACCGGGAGCGGCTTCGTCGCGATCGCGGCGGCGGCGATGGGCTGCACCGACGCGACGGCCTTCGACATCTGCCCGCAGGCGGTTCGCTGCGCCCGGAGCAACGCCGCGGTTGCCGGCGTCGATGTCGACGTGCGCGAGGGGTCGTGGATAGCAGCAGTCGAGTGTGCGCCGTTCGACGTCGTGGTGTCGAACCCGCCCTACGTGCCGACGCCGCCCGGTGCCGAGCTGCAAGAAATTTGCCCGGCCGCCGGACCGTCGTGGGCCTGGAATGCCGGCCGAGACGGACGGCTGATCCTCGACCCCCTGTGCGAGTCGGCGCCGAAGTTGTTGCGCGACGGCGGATCCCTGCTGCTGGTGCACTCGGCGCTCGCCGGTGTCCAGCAGTCGCTGGATTCCCTCAAGTGGGCCGGTATGGACGCGCAAGTGATTGCGTCGAAATGGATTCCCTTCGGCCCGGTGATGACCTCCCGGGCGCAGTGGCTGGAAGACGTCGGCCTGATCCCGCGCGGACGCCGGGAAGAGGAACTGATCGTGATCCGGGCCGAAAAGCGATGA